A window of the Lactuca sativa cultivar Salinas chromosome 7, Lsat_Salinas_v11, whole genome shotgun sequence genome harbors these coding sequences:
- the LOC111900529 gene encoding uncharacterized protein LOC111900529, translating to MKHIGDIPNSQHYNVVRFCDTLMNQSVHIDKEMQKKFANRIEKNRLRGIYFRGHDEKIDSKNCANFIDLIKYTTSYNEEVAVEDNYDSKYCIIVDEASDESKKEQMSIVLRYVDKKVTYKNDFLILSVSKIHHLPLCILLYMKLLLLTSLLLRIVMDRGMMELTTCVVNDRDYKHYSLSIIHVLIIYIVWLIGLVATAGEVSFVHEHFPKLSFIVNVVDASCKRQYEIQAAQAAVSGEINTGKGANQIGTLKCVGDTHWSSHFTFISSLLRMFNPTCTVLENIKNRL from the exons ATGAAACACATCGGAGATATACCAAACTCTCAGCACTACAATGTTGTGCGATTTTGTGATACTTTGATGAATCAATCAGTACATATTGATAAAGAGATGCAAAAAAAGTTTGCTAATCGAATTGAAAAGAATAGGCTAAGG gGGATTTATTTTAGGGGGCATGATGAGAAAATTGATTCAAAAAATTGTGCTAACTTCATTGATTTAATCAAGTACACAACTTCTTACAATGAAGAGGTTGCAG TTGAAGATAATTATGATTCTAAATATTGCATAATCGTGGATGAGGCAAGTGATGAAAGTAAGAAAGAACAAATGTCCATTGTTCTTAGATATGTTGACAAGAAAGTTACATACAAGAACGATTTTTTGATCTTGTCCGTGTCAAAGATACATCATCTTCCACTTTGTATTCTTCTATACATGAAACTCTTACTTCTTACGAGCTTGTTATTGAGAATCGTCATGGACAGGGGTATGATGGAGCTAACAACATGCGTGGTGAATGATAGGGATTACAAGCATTATTCCTTAAGTATTATCCATGTGCTTATTATATACATTGTATGGCTCATCGGTTTGGTTGCAACAGCTGGAGAAGTAAGCTTTGTACATGAACATTTTCCAAAATTATCTTTCATTGTGAATGTTGTAGATGCTTCTTGTAAACGCCAATATGAGATACAAGCTGCTCAAGCTGCTGTATCTGGTGAAATTAATACTGGTAAAGGTGCTAATCAAATTGGTACTTTAAAATGTGTGGGAGACACTCATTGGAGCTCGCATTTTACTTTTATTAGCAGTCTTCTTCGGATGTTTAATCCAACTTGTACGGTTTTGGAAAACATAAAAAATAGGCTCTAA